The Sebastes fasciatus isolate fSebFas1 chromosome 4, fSebFas1.pri, whole genome shotgun sequence genome window below encodes:
- the LOC141766627 gene encoding zinc finger protein RFP-like isoform X2 yields MSAASCLLTEDQFLCSICLDVFTNPVSTPCGHNFCKTYITQHWDIKVPFQCPNCKELFNTRPELRVNTFISEMAAQFRQSAQQKASSSSSEQQAAKPGEVPCDVCTGTKLKALKSCLVCLESYCETHLEPHLTRSALKKHQLNDPVENLEGRMCTKHDKLLELFCKTDQMCVCMMCIVSDHKTHNVVPLKEEYEGKKTELGKTEDEIQQMIQKRRLKIQEMKHSVGLSKEDADREIADGVQVFTALKESVERSQAELIDTLKEKQRKTEKQAEGFIKELEQEISELKKRSTEVMKKLFEAELKRVQQSAVDVTLDPDTANPKLILSDDGKEVKHGDVRKNLPDNPERFDSCVNVLAKQSFSSGRFYYEVQVKGKTGWDLGVARESINRKGGITPSPQNGYWSICLRNENEYKVWTNSPVHLSL; encoded by the exons ATGTCTGCTGCCAGCTGTCTGCTGActgaagatcagtttctgtgctccatctgtctggatgtgttcactaATCCAGTCAGcacaccatgtggacacaacttctgtaAAACCTACATCACTCAACACTGGGATATTAAGGTCCCGTTTCAGTGTCCCAACTGTAAAGAGCTTTTCAACACCAGACCTGAGCTGCGGGTCAATACTTTCATCTCTGAGATGGCTGctcagttcagacagtcagctcaacagaaagccagcagcagcagctcagagcaacaagctgccaaaccaggagaagttccctgtgacgtctgcactggaaccaaactgaaggccctgaagtcctgcctggtgtgtctggaatcctactgtgagactcacctggagcctcatctgacaAGGTCAGCTCTGAAAAAACATCAGCTGAACgaccctgtggagaacctggaaggcaggatgtgtacgaagcacgataaactgctggagctgttctgtaagaccgaccagatgtgtgtctgcatgaTGTGCATTGTTTCAGACCACAAGACACATAATGttgttcctctgaaagaagaatatgaaggaaagaagaccgagctggggaagacagaggatgaaattcagcagatgatccagaagagacgactgaagattcaggagatGAAACACTCAGTGGGGCTCAGTaaggaagatgcagacagagagatagcagatggTGTCCAGGTCTTCACCgctctgaaggagtctgttgagAGAAGCCAGGCCGAGCTCATCGACACGctcaaagagaagcagagaaagacagagaaacaggctgaaggcttcatcaaagagctggaacaggaaatctctgagctgaaGAAGAGAAGCACTGAGGTG ATGAAGAAACTGTTTGAAGCCGAGCTGAAGAGGGTCCAGCAGTCTGCAGTGGATGTGACACTTGATCCCGATACAGCAAATCCcaaactcatcctgtctgatgatggaAAAGAAGTTAAGCATGGTGATGTAAGgaagaatctcccagacaacccagagagatttgatagttgtgttaatgtcttagcaaagcagagtttctcttcaggaaGGTTTTACTACGAGGTTCAGGTTAAAGGGAAGACTGGTTGGGATttaggagtggccagagagtcgatcaacaggaagggagGAATCACACCGTCTCCTCAGAATGGTTACTGGTCGATATGTTTGAGGAATGAAAATGAGTACAAAGTTTGGACTAACTCTccagtccatctctctctgtag
- the LOC141766627 gene encoding zinc finger protein RFP-like isoform X1, translating to MSAASCLLTEDQFLCSICLDVFTNPVSTPCGHNFCKTYITQHWDIKVPFQCPNCKELFNTRPELRVNTFISEMAAQFRQSAQQKASSSSSEQQAAKPGEVPCDVCTGTKLKALKSCLVCLESYCETHLEPHLTRSALKKHQLNDPVENLEGRMCTKHDKLLELFCKTDQMCVCMMCIVSDHKTHNVVPLKEEYEGKKTELGKTEDEIQQMIQKRRLKIQEMKHSVGLSKEDADREIADGVQVFTALKESVERSQAELIDTLKEKQRKTEKQAEGFIKELEQEISELKKRSTEVVKLSRSEDHLHLLQSFTSLNAPPTKNWTEVSVRPPSYEGTVRRAVNQLEETFSKQMKKLFEAELKRVQQSAVDVTLDPDTANPKLILSDDGKEVKHGDVRKNLPDNPERFDSCVNVLAKQSFSSGRFYYEVQVKGKTGWDLGVARESINRKGGITPSPQNGYWSICLRNENEYKVWTNSPVHLSL from the coding sequence ATGTCTGCTGCCAGCTGTCTGCTGActgaagatcagtttctgtgctccatctgtctggatgtgttcactaATCCAGTCAGcacaccatgtggacacaacttctgtaAAACCTACATCACTCAACACTGGGATATTAAGGTCCCGTTTCAGTGTCCCAACTGTAAAGAGCTTTTCAACACCAGACCTGAGCTGCGGGTCAATACTTTCATCTCTGAGATGGCTGctcagttcagacagtcagctcaacagaaagccagcagcagcagctcagagcaacaagctgccaaaccaggagaagttccctgtgacgtctgcactggaaccaaactgaaggccctgaagtcctgcctggtgtgtctggaatcctactgtgagactcacctggagcctcatctgacaAGGTCAGCTCTGAAAAAACATCAGCTGAACgaccctgtggagaacctggaaggcaggatgtgtacgaagcacgataaactgctggagctgttctgtaagaccgaccagatgtgtgtctgcatgaTGTGCATTGTTTCAGACCACAAGACACATAATGttgttcctctgaaagaagaatatgaaggaaagaagaccgagctggggaagacagaggatgaaattcagcagatgatccagaagagacgactgaagattcaggagatGAAACACTCAGTGGGGCTCAGTaaggaagatgcagacagagagatagcagatggTGTCCAGGTCTTCACCgctctgaaggagtctgttgagAGAAGCCAGGCCGAGCTCATCGACACGctcaaagagaagcagagaaagacagagaaacaggctgaaggcttcatcaaagagctggaacaggaaatctctgagctgaaGAAGAGAAGCACTGAGGTGGTGAAGCTCTCACGCTCTGaagaccacctccacctcctccaaagCTTCACGTCCCTGAACGCTCCACCCACCAAGAACTGGACAGAAGTCAGCGTCCGTCCACCTTCATATGAGGGGACTGTGAGGAGAGCTGTGAatcagctggaggagacgtTCAGTAAACAGATGAAGAAACTGTTTGAAGCCGAGCTGAAGAGGGTCCAGCAGTCTGCAGTGGATGTGACACTTGATCCCGATACAGCAAATCCcaaactcatcctgtctgatgatggaAAAGAAGTTAAGCATGGTGATGTAAGgaagaatctcccagacaacccagagagatttgatagttgtgttaatgtcttagcaaagcagagtttctcttcaggaaGGTTTTACTACGAGGTTCAGGTTAAAGGGAAGACTGGTTGGGATttaggagtggccagagagtcgatcaacaggaagggagGAATCACACCGTCTCCTCAGAATGGTTACTGGTCGATATGTTTGAGGAATGAAAATGAGTACAAAGTTTGGACTAACTCTccagtccatctctctctgtag
- the LOC141766626 gene encoding E3 ubiquitin-protein ligase TRIM21-like, whose translation MSAASCLLTEDQFLCSICLDVFTNPVAIPCGHNFCKTCITQHWDIKVPFQCPNCKEVFNTRPELRVNTFISEMAAQFRQSAQQKASSSSSEQQAAKPGEVPCDVCTGTKLKALKSCLVCLDSYCETHLEPHLTRSGLKRHQLIDPVENLEGRMCTKHDKLLELFCKTDQICVCMLCTVLDHVTHDVVPLKEEYEGKKAELGKTEAEIQQMIQKRQLKIQEMKHSVGLSKEDADREIADGVQVFTALKESVERSQAEFFDTIKEKQRKTEKQAEGFIKELEQEISELKKRSTEVVQLSCSEDPLHLLQSFTALNAAPPTKDWTEVHVRPPSYEGTVVRAVNQLEETLSKQMKKLLAEAELKRVQQSAVDVTLDPDTAHPALILSDDGKQVNCGDVKKNIPDNPKRFDPCHCVLAKQSFSSGRFYYEVQVKGKTEWTLGVARESIKRKGPITPSPQDGYWTIWLRNENEYTACTNPSVCLSLESQPEKVGVFVDYEEGLVSFYDVDAAALIYSFTGCSFTEKLYPYFSPNPNYGGKNSAPLIISPVNHTE comes from the exons ATGTCTGCTGCCAGCTGTCTGCTGActgaagatcagtttctgtgctccatctgtctggatgtgttcactaATCCAGTCGCCataccatgtggacacaacttctgtaAAACCTGCATCACTCAACACTGGGATATTAAGGTCCCGTTTCAGTGTCCCAACTGTAAAGAGGTTTTCAACACCAGACCTGAGCTGCGCGTCAATAccttcatctctgagatggCTGCTCAGTTCAGGcagtcagctcaacagaaagccagcagcagcagctcagagcaacaagctgccaaaccaggagaagttccctgtgacgtctgcactggaaccaaactgaaggccctgaagtcctgcctggtgtgtctggactcctactgtgagactcacctggagcctcatctgacaAGGTCAGgtctgaaaagacatcagctgatcgaccctgtggagaacctggaaggcaggatgtgtacgaagcacgataaactgctggagctgttctgtaagaccgaccagatatgtgtctgcatgctctgcaCTGTTTTAGAccatgtg ACACATGATGttgttcctctgaaagaagaatatgaaggaaagaaggccgagctggggaagacagaggctgaaattcagcagatgatccagaagagacaactgaagattcaggagatGAAACACTCAGTGGGGCTCAGTaaggaagatgcagacagagaaaTAGCAGatggtgttcaggtcttcaccgctctgaaggagtctgttgagAGAAGCCAGGCCGAGTTCTTCGACacgatcaaagagaagcagagaaagacagagaaacaggctgaaggcttcatcaaagagctggaacaggaaatctctgagctgaaGAAGAGAAGCACTGAGGTGGTGCAGCTCTCATGCTCTGAAgaccccctccacctcctccaaagCTTCACGGCCCTGAACGCTGCTCCACCCACCAAGGACTGGACAGAAGTCCACGTCCGTCCACCTTCATATGAGGGGACTGTGGTGAGAGCTGTGAATCAGCTGGAGGAGACGCTCAGTAAACAGATGAAGAAGCTGCTCGCTGAGGCCGAGCTGAAGAGGGTCCAGCAGTCTGCAGTGGATGTGACACTTGATCCTGATACAGCACATCCtgctctcatcctgtctgatgatggaAAACAGGTGAACTGTGGTGATGTAAAGAAGAATATCCCAGACAACCCAAAGAGATTTGATCCTTGTCACTGTGTCTTAgcaaagcagagtttctcttcaggaaGATTTTACTACGAGGTTCAGGTTAAAGGGAAGACTGAGTGGACTttaggagtggccagagagtcgatCAAAAGGAAGGGACCAATCACACCGTCTCCTCAGGATGGTTACTGGACAATATGGTTGAGGAATGAAAATGAGTACACAGCTTGTACTAACccttcagtctgtctctctctggagTCTCAGCCTgagaaggtgggggtgtttgtggattatgaggagggtctggtctccttttatgatgttgatgctgcagctcttatctactcctttactggctgctccttcactgagaaactctaccCATACTTTAGTCCGAATCCTAACTATGGTggtaaaaactctgcccctctgatcatctctcctgtcaatcacactgaGTAG